In Salvia miltiorrhiza cultivar Shanhuang (shh) chromosome 4, IMPLAD_Smil_shh, whole genome shotgun sequence, the DNA window GGCAACCAATAAAAAATGTGACGCAGCAGGTGGAACTTGAGGAATCTACTGATGGGGATGCTAATCACAAAGATCTTTCAGGCCCGGACTTGCTGGAAATTCTTAGCAAAAAAGGAACTCCACAAACTGTTAATCGCTTTGAGGTTTTAGAGGGTTTGGAGCTGCAGGAAACGTCAGATAGGGAGCAAGCGATTGATCCTTTACCCAGTAACCCAGGGACCATAGTGGAGAATTGTATGATGCCGCAGGATAGATGCACGCATGAGAGAGATTTGCAGGGGCCGGGTGAGATTTGTAAGAATAAGGAGACGTTGAGCAGCAAGACTACTGAAGACCACATGAAAGCTATAAGTCAAGCCGGAGTTCCGATGCAGCCAAATAATCTTGACCATCGTAGGTCTGTTGAGCAAGAGAACCCTTATTTGTCTCACAAGGAATACGTTTTGGTTTCACCACACCAGATCACTGACAAGAAACACATAGCTCTGGAAAATGATCAGAAAGTTCAGCAACTGAAGCATTTAACTATCCAGGAGCAGGCGGCCCAATCGAATTTGTCCCAAGAACAATCTGAGTTGCCGAAACGGGGTCGGGGAAGACCTACCAAACAAGATCAGGCTGCACGCAACCACAACAAAGCCTTGTTGCAGCAAcaagaaaacatcaaaagcaggCTTAGAAAGTCGGTGGAGTCGGGACATAAACCAAGGGATTATATCATTGATTATAGTAACACGGACAGCTTTAGTACGATGGACAATATTGCTACCAAAAGATGGGCAGACGAAGTGGAGCTGGGGGAGACCCAGTCCAGGAATACTCTCTAATCACATGAATATGCTTGTTTGGAATGTCCGTGGCCTGACGGACGAGTCCAAAAGGCTTCTTAAGGAGCACTGTAACTCCTTTTCTCCTATCATTGTGGGTTTGATCGAACCCAAGGTCAGGTATCATAAAGTCAGACAAAGTTTTTGGCGTTCTATTAACATGGTTCCTCGGCATCAAAACTCTCGGGCTACTCGCCGACCTAACATTTGGTTTTTAGCTCATTCTTCTGTGGTTACTAATATTATTCACTCTTCGGAGCAAGCTATTATTGCAGATTGCAGTTGGCAGACTTTTCATTTCCGGGTAGCAGTTGTTCATGGTGCTAATGATCAGATGATTCGCCGGAATTTGTGGGCGGAGTTGATTTCGTATTCTCATGGGAATACTGTGTTTATTGGAGACTTTAATGCCGTCAAGGGAGCTCACGAGAGAATCAGCACGGTTAGGCCTTCGAGGAGTGCTTGCAGGGATTTTTGTGATTTTATCGACGCTACTAATTTTATTGAGTCTCCCACGTCGGGCTTACAGTTCACCTGGTCTGGTAGGCGCCTCCTACCTCGGCATGTTGAGTCTAGACTTGATCGTGCTCTCTTCTCGGCCAGTTTTGCTGATATTTGGAATGACATTGTGACGCATGCTCTTCCCCGTCTAACGTCAGATCACTCTCATCTAATCTTTAAATGTAATTCGACTGATAATGCTAGTCGCCGTCCGTTTAAATTTCTGAACATGTGGGTGTCCCATCCGAGCTTTCTTGATATGGTGAGTGCTTCTTGGTCTGCTGCCGTGGAAACTCGTTGCCCTATCTACAGAGGTATGGTCAAGCTCCGCAGGCTTCGCGGTGATATTCGTCTCTGGAATCGTACTACTTTTGGGAACGTTGACAGGCAAATTCAAGAGGGTTAGAGAGCTCTGATGGATGTGCAACACATGATCTCCGAGACGGGTTACACGGATATCACTTTTAACGAGGAAGTTTCTGCCCAAGCTTAATCTTAATGTCACTTTGACAAGAAAAAACATCCTCCTTCAACAGAAAAGTAGAGCTAATTGGTTAATGGATGGCGATCGAAATACTTCTTTTTTCCATCGTATGATTCGTTTCCGGAAGCAGAACCATCGTATAGGACATCTGAGAATTAATGGTGTGATGTCTTATGATTCAGACATGATACAACAACACATCATTGCTTACTTTTCCACTCTCTTCAACCATGATGGGAATCCTACTGTTGACCGTGTTTTATTGGAGGCAATTATCGATGATTGTATCACTACGGAGCAGAACAACAGTCTTGTCTGCATTCCTAACGATGATGAGATTACCGCGGCGGTTTTTGGGATGGACTCGAACAGCGCACCAGGTCCGGATGGTTTTTCTGGGAGATTTTTTCATAGTAGCTAGAGCATTATTAAGAAGGATATTATCTCTGCGGTGAAGGCCTTCTTCATAAACTCGTATCTGCCAACTGGGTGCAACTCCAGTACGCTGATTCTTATACCCAAGAAAGAAACTGTGGATACGGTTGCAGATCTGCGCCCGATTATTctttctaatttcttttttaagaTCATTTCGAAGATTCTTGCTACTCGTTTGAGTCTGGTGGCGAAGACCACTGTCTCGGGTAATCAATTCGGTTTCATTGGCGACCGTTCTATCTATGATTGTATTGCGCTGGGTTCTGAGGGTTTTAACTGCATGAATCGCACGGGTCGTAAATCcaacatggcttgcaagattgacatcaGCAAGGCGTTTGACACTATGAGCTGGAGTTTTATTATTCAGGTGCTTCGGGTCAATGGTTATCATGAGAAGTTTATTACCTGGATTTCTATCATCTTTCAATCGGCTCGTATCTCCATTTTTTACAATGGGAAATTGAGTGGTTATTTCGCTTGCTCAAGAGGGGTGAGGCAAGGGGACCCCCTCTCGCCAATTATTTTTGGCATTGCGGAGGACGTGCTCAGCCATCTTTTCATAAATTGTGTTAACTCACGACATCTTGTTCCTATGGATTTCAGCCGCGGTGCTCACTTCCCGACTCATCTGTTTTATGCAGATGACATTTtgattttctgcaaagcttcgtGCAAAAATGCACGCAAGATTAAGGAGATTTTGGACCTTTACGGTGAGATTTCGGGGCAGATCTGCAATACCTCTAAATCTAATATTTTCTTCTCCAATGGCGTCACCAGCAATATGCGTGTGGGTATCAAACGTGAACTCGGGTTCTCCTTGGGCACGCTTCCGGTTAATTATCTTGGTGTGCCGTTGTTTACTGGTCGCATCCGTGCCTCTTATCTGGCTGCTATTCACGACAAAATTGTGAATAAATTCTCCCGTTGGAAAGGTATGCATCTCTCCATGGCCGGGTGCATTTGCTTGGTTCGGTCGGTGATTCAAAGTTCTGTGACTCATTCCATGATGATTTATCGTTGGCCAAAGTCTTTGATCCATAATCTGGATAAATGTTGTCGCAACTTTATTTGGTCTGGTAGTGTGGATACTAAACCTTCTTGCTCGGTGAACTGGTCGCGAGTTTGTGCTCCTCGTGTTGAAGGGGGTCTTGGAGTTCGTTCCTTCTCTGCTATGAATAGTAGTTTCTTGATGAAGATGGCCTGGAGGATCATTCAAGGTCAGGATTATGGTCCTTCCATTCTTAAAACGCGTTATCTCACCAATTTTGGCTACGCTAAACCCTATTTGGCTTCCTCTCCTTTTTGGACGAGCATAAGGCAGCATGTTGATGATCTGGTGGACAACTCTTATGCGTACATTGGGACGGGTAGGAATACTTACTTTTGGAAGGATGATTGGCTGGGATATAAGTTGTTGGATAGGCTTCGTATTCCTCCTTTTATGCATAACTTTTT includes these proteins:
- the LOC131023288 gene encoding uncharacterized protein LOC131023288, which gives rise to MVPRHQNSRATRRPNIWFLAHSSVVTNIIHSSEQAIIADCSWQTFHFRVAVVHGANDQMIRRNLWAELISYSHGNTVFIGDFNAVKGAHERISTVRPSRSACRDFCDFIDATNFIESPTSGLQFTWSGRRLLPRHVESRLDRALFSASFADIWNDIVTHALPRLTSDHSHLIFKCNSTDNASRRPFKFLNMWVSHPSFLDMVSASWSAAVETRCPIYRGMVKLRRLRGDIRLWNRTTFGNVDRQIQEDMIQQHIIAYFSTLFNHDGNPTVDRVLLEAIIDDCITTEQNNSLVCIPNDDEITAAVFGMDSNSAPGPDDLRPIILSNFFFKIISKILATRLSLVAKTTVSGNQFGFIGDRSIYDCIALGSEGFNCMNRTGRKSNMACKIDISKAFDTMSWSFIIQVLRVNGYHEKFITWISIIFQSARISIFYNGKLSGYFACSRGVRQGDPLSPIIFGIAEDVLSHLFINCVNSRHLVPMDFSRGAHFPTHLFYADDILIFCKASCKNARKIKEILDLYGEISGQICNTSKSNIFFSNGVTSNMRVGIKRELGFSLGTLPVNYLGVPLFTGRIRASYLAAIHDKIVNKFSRWKGMHLSMAGCICLVRSVIQSSVTHSMMIYRWPKSLIHNLDKCCRNFIWSGSVDTKPSCSVNWSRVCAPRVEGGLGVRSFSAMNSSFLMKMAWRIIQGQDYGPSILKTRYLTNFGYAKPYLASSPFWTSIRQHVDDLVDNSYAYIGTGRNTYFWKDDWLGYKLLDRLRIPPFMHNFLNQAVEDYYYDGIWHFTEAFVINYPDVVVDILLLPIGDERDARLWKSSVHGNVTAALAYDRQGPHFPEVRWGRWIWEKFIPERRSLICWCIIHKRLPTFDGLMRRGMMGPNRCAVCGMAEESINHLFWECNSIQPIWREFANWFNKDYSHYMDIHCVLVAAWNENFSSQIVTGFLKVMFKEMDLNFSKLGNTNNSWSDYLVMRSIGVTTRAAPPPTMIEVHWWPAVDYWGPSHLGELDLWLEGAGLFVWLLLSLFAWLVARRGLSSLHGLGSRLWLNALSLAVAVADWSSLRNGSLVRELLFEVW